In the genome of Brachionichthys hirsutus isolate HB-005 chromosome 23, CSIRO-AGI_Bhir_v1, whole genome shotgun sequence, one region contains:
- the LOC137911652 gene encoding pyruvate carboxylase, mitochondrial-like, translating into MLRYSVVRGGRGLLAVRRACVTSHHAHSAPQTQYRPIKKVMVANRGEIAIRVFRACTELGIKTVAVYSEQDTGQMHRQKADEAYLIGKGLPPVAAYLHIPDIIQVAKDNDVDAIHPGYGFLSERSDFAQACADAGVMFVGPSPETVRKMGDKVEARALAVSAGVPVVPGTDSPIASLRDAQAFAQTYGFPIIFKAAYGGGGRGMRVVREYEELEENYQRAYSEALAAFGDGALFVEKFIEKPRHIEVQILGDKFGNVLHLYERDCSIQRRHQKVVEIAPAFQLDPHLRDRLHSDAVNLAKQVGYENAGTVEFLVDKHGKHYFIEVNSRLQVEHTVTEEITDVDLVHAQLRVCEGRSLPELNLRQDKIRVNGCAIQCRVTTEDPARAFQPDTGRIE; encoded by the exons ATGCTGAGGTACTCCGTGGTCCGGGGGGGCCGTGGCCTACTGGCCGTGAGGAGGGCGTGTGTCACCTCCCACCACGCCCACTCCGCCCCTCAGACCCAATATCGACCAATAAAGAAAGTCATGGTGGCGAACAGAGGTGAG ATCGCCATCCGTGTGTTCCGGGCCTGCACCGAGCTGGGCATCAAGACGGTGGCGGTGTACTCGGAACAGGACACGGGCCAGATGCACAG GCAGAAGGCAGACGAGGCTTACCTGATTGGTAAAGGCCTCCCACCTGTCGCCGCCTACCTGCACATCCCTGACATCATCCAGGTAGCCAAG GACAACGACGTGGACGCCATCCACCCGGGATACGGGTTCCTCTCCGAGCGCTCCGACTTCGCCCAGGCCTGCGCGGACGCCGGCGTGATGTTTGTGGGACCGTCCCCGGAAACGGTCCGCAAGATGGGGGACAAGGTGGAGGCTCGCGCCCTGGCCGTGTCCGCAG gTGTGCCCGTTGTCCCGGGAACGGACTCTCCCATCGCCAGCCTGCGGGACGCGCAGGCGTTCGCCCAAACGTACGGCTTCCCGATCATCTTCAAAGCGGCCTACggaggaggggggcgtggcATGAGGGTGGTCCGGGAGTACGAG gagctggaggagaactACCAGCGGGCCTACTCCGAGGCGCTGGCGGCGTTCGGCGACGGAGCGCTGTTCGTGGAGAAGTTCATCGAGAAGCCGCGACACATCGAGGTGCAGATCCTCG GTGATAAATTCGGGAACGTCCTCCACCTCTATGAGAGAGACTGCTCCATTCAGCGCAGGCACCAAAAG GTGGTGGAGATCGCGCCGGCCTTCCAGCTGGACCCTCACCTGAGAGACCGTCTCCACTCTGACGCCGTCAACCTGGCCAAACAG GTGGGCTACGAGAACGCGGGCACCGTGGAGTTCCTGGTGGACAAACACGGGAAGCACTACTTCATCGAGGTGAACTCCCGCCTCCAGGTGGAGCACACCGTCACCGAGGAGATCACAGA cgTGGATCTGGTTCACGCCCAGCTGCGCGTGTGCGAGGGGCGGAGCCTGCCGGAGCTGAACCTCAGGCAGGACAAGATCCGGGTGAACGGCTGCGCCATCCAGTGCAGGGTGACGACGGAAGACCCGGCCAGAGCCTTCCAGCCCGACACGGGCCGGATCGAG